The following are encoded together in the Geobacter sulfurreducens PCA genome:
- the thiL gene encoding thiamine-phosphate kinase, whose product MRLGEIGEFGLIDRIAGKVAAGAGVRLGIGDDAAVTETEAGRLLLSTADMLVEGIHFDLSFTDPFRLGRKSLAVNVSDIAAMGGHPRHALLCLAIPTDLPVEFLDRFADGVISLAEEFGVTLIGGDTCRSSSGLVISITLHGEQVPTRIIPRNGARPGDDVFVTGTVGDSALGLELLRRGERSGHAVERHLNPSPRVSAGLSLAESGMASAMIDVSDGVLADLGHILTGSGVGARIDASLIPLSPYFSQRAPDVAPDPLSLALAGGEDYELLFTAAPGRTAEVETLLAACGVTATRIGSIVAGSDVTVTAADGTLIPPRRRGFNHFAP is encoded by the coding sequence GTGAGACTCGGCGAGATCGGTGAATTCGGCCTTATCGACAGGATTGCCGGCAAAGTAGCCGCCGGTGCCGGGGTTCGCCTCGGCATCGGCGACGACGCTGCCGTTACCGAAACGGAAGCGGGGCGCCTCCTGCTGTCCACCGCCGACATGCTCGTTGAAGGCATCCACTTTGACCTCTCCTTCACCGACCCCTTCAGGCTCGGCCGCAAATCCCTGGCGGTCAACGTCTCCGACATTGCCGCCATGGGGGGACACCCTCGCCATGCGCTGCTCTGTCTTGCCATTCCAACCGATCTGCCGGTTGAATTTCTCGACCGGTTCGCCGACGGCGTCATCTCCCTGGCAGAGGAATTCGGTGTCACCCTCATCGGCGGCGATACCTGCCGCTCCTCCTCCGGGCTTGTCATCTCCATCACCCTCCACGGCGAACAGGTCCCCACACGGATCATCCCGCGCAACGGGGCTCGGCCGGGCGACGACGTGTTCGTCACCGGTACCGTCGGAGATTCAGCCCTGGGGCTCGAACTGCTGCGCAGAGGCGAACGCTCCGGACATGCCGTCGAACGCCACCTCAACCCCTCGCCCCGCGTCTCCGCCGGCCTGAGCCTGGCCGAATCGGGCATGGCCTCGGCCATGATCGACGTGAGCGACGGTGTCCTTGCCGACCTGGGGCACATCCTGACCGGCTCGGGGGTCGGCGCCCGCATCGACGCATCCCTCATCCCCCTTTCTCCCTACTTCAGCCAACGGGCGCCCGACGTGGCACCTGACCCCCTCTCTCTGGCACTGGCGGGAGGCGAGGACTACGAACTACTCTTTACTGCGGCGCCGGGACGGACGGCCGAGGTGGAAACGCTGCTGGCGGCGTGCGGCGTTACAGCGACCCGGATCGGTTCCATCGTTGCCGGGTCGGACGTCACGGTCACCGCAGCAGACGGGACCCTTATCCCTCCGAGACGCCGCGGCTTCAACCATTTCGCGCCGTAA
- a CDS encoding CheR family methyltransferase codes for MNEHRRVSIPPEEPAGGFSDTAFSRIRDILCTRRNFDIASYKDKYIKRRISIRIRATRAATVDDYCDLLQRSEEELDLLVKGLTIHVSQFFRNRSTFEKLGTEVFPALFARLRAEGREHLTLWSAGCAGGEEPFTLALILAERFAKELEEFKVSIVATDIDDGILEAAQQGMYGHERLQEAPAHVLDRHFCRNGDKYCLSPAIRGMVEFRRGDLFDTGNHVESDLILCRNVLIYFERREQERILLGLSNALTQGGILILGKAETLVGELRRRFGTICPVERIYTKNRFSVY; via the coding sequence ATGAACGAGCACAGACGGGTGAGCATCCCTCCCGAGGAACCGGCCGGCGGCTTTTCGGACACGGCATTCTCACGCATACGCGACATCCTCTGCACAAGGCGAAATTTTGACATCGCCAGCTACAAGGACAAATACATCAAGCGCCGGATCTCCATCCGGATCAGGGCGACCCGGGCGGCAACGGTCGACGACTACTGCGATCTGCTCCAGCGGAGCGAAGAAGAACTGGACCTGCTGGTTAAAGGGCTGACTATTCATGTGAGTCAGTTCTTCCGCAACCGATCCACCTTTGAAAAGCTCGGCACCGAGGTGTTCCCCGCGCTTTTTGCCCGACTGAGAGCCGAAGGGCGGGAACACCTGACCCTGTGGAGCGCCGGATGCGCCGGAGGCGAGGAGCCGTTCACCCTGGCCCTCATCCTGGCAGAGCGGTTCGCGAAGGAGTTGGAAGAGTTCAAGGTTTCCATCGTTGCGACCGATATAGATGATGGGATCCTTGAAGCGGCACAGCAGGGGATGTATGGTCACGAACGTCTCCAGGAAGCCCCCGCTCACGTGCTCGACCGCCATTTTTGCCGTAACGGCGACAAATACTGCCTCAGTCCGGCCATCCGCGGGATGGTGGAGTTTCGCCGCGGAGACCTCTTCGACACCGGAAACCATGTGGAGAGCGATCTGATCCTCTGCCGCAATGTTCTTATCTACTTTGAACGGCGGGAGCAGGAACGCATTCTTCTGGGGCTATCCAATGCCCTCACCCAGGGCGGCATCCTGATCCTCGGCAAGGCCGAGACCCTCGTAGGAGAACTGCGGCGGCGCTTCGGGACCATCTGCCCGGTGGAACGGATTTACACGAAGAATCGCTTTTCGGTATACTAA
- a CDS encoding methyl-accepting chemotaxis protein, with product MRIPLGYKFILGFVVVVAAVAFVPTGIRLLGYAPEITHILTYVVAMTIGLILGWIFSRGVARNMGLLTDSAEAISRGDLTRDVALPPGRFPDETVDLGDSINIMVGSLRELVGHIRTTAEKVAASARTLSDSTVEVNSSSEEVAQAVEQIARGAGTQAEMVERSSRIIHEMAISVELVSKRARESAKAAQETSRTARRGQKLANDSLERMTSFFGKVEESSAQFLSFNARLQQVGKIADFIAEIARQTNLLALNASIEAARAGEYGKGFAVVADEVRKLADGTGKSAAHITELIAAVREESRRVQQLIEESSRDIGEGKRNVDITAGAFQDILSNALETERRAGSIADLSHIQTDGAQKMVTAVDEIARVAEDNAAATEEVSAASEQQAIAMHEMTVAARDLADLAGVLMGVVERFILPRSEGGNKAP from the coding sequence ATGCGCATCCCTCTTGGCTACAAGTTCATCCTCGGATTCGTGGTGGTCGTGGCTGCGGTTGCCTTTGTTCCCACCGGCATCCGTCTCCTCGGCTACGCGCCCGAAATCACCCATATCCTGACTTACGTCGTGGCCATGACCATCGGCCTGATTCTCGGCTGGATCTTCTCGCGGGGAGTCGCGCGCAACATGGGGCTTCTGACCGATTCGGCCGAGGCCATCAGCCGCGGCGACCTGACCAGGGACGTGGCACTCCCGCCCGGGCGCTTCCCCGATGAGACAGTTGACCTGGGCGATTCCATCAACATCATGGTCGGCAGCCTCCGGGAGCTTGTGGGACACATCCGGACCACGGCCGAAAAGGTTGCTGCTTCTGCCCGCACCTTGTCCGATTCGACGGTCGAGGTGAACTCCTCCTCCGAGGAGGTGGCCCAGGCCGTGGAGCAGATCGCCCGGGGCGCGGGCACCCAGGCTGAGATGGTGGAGCGAAGCTCCCGCATCATCCATGAAATGGCCATCTCCGTAGAACTGGTGTCGAAGCGGGCGCGGGAATCGGCAAAGGCGGCCCAGGAAACGAGTCGCACCGCACGGCGGGGGCAAAAACTGGCCAATGACTCGCTGGAGCGGATGACCAGCTTCTTTGGCAAGGTTGAGGAGAGCAGCGCCCAGTTTCTCTCGTTCAACGCCCGACTGCAGCAAGTAGGCAAGATCGCTGACTTCATCGCCGAGATCGCCCGCCAGACGAATCTCCTGGCCCTCAATGCCTCCATAGAGGCGGCCCGGGCCGGAGAGTACGGCAAGGGGTTCGCCGTAGTGGCGGACGAGGTCCGGAAACTGGCGGACGGCACCGGCAAATCGGCGGCTCACATCACGGAACTCATTGCCGCGGTGCGCGAGGAAAGCCGTCGCGTCCAGCAACTCATCGAAGAAAGCTCCCGCGACATCGGCGAAGGGAAGCGCAACGTGGATATCACGGCCGGCGCCTTCCAGGATATTCTCTCCAACGCCCTGGAAACGGAGCGGAGGGCGGGCAGCATCGCCGACCTCTCCCACATCCAGACCGATGGAGCGCAGAAGATGGTCACTGCCGTCGACGAAATCGCCCGGGTTGCCGAAGACAACGCCGCCGCCACCGAGGAGGTATCGGCCGCCTCCGAGCAGCAGGCAATCGCCATGCACGAGATGACCGTGGCCGCTCGCGACCTGGCCGACCTGGCCGGAGTCCTCATGGGAGTAGTGGAGCGCTTTATCCTTCCCCGTTCCGAGGGCGGCAACAAAGCGCCGTGA
- the lon gene encoding endopeptidase La gives MDDHKQENEELKIPDVLPLLPVRDVVVYPYMILPLFVGREISINAVDQALSKDRLIFLATQKEIGDEDPTPEGIYPVGTVAMIMRMLKLPDGRVKILVQGLAKGRITSFVESKPYYSVAIERVVEPTPPEDSLEVEALMRAVKEQLTKIVSLGKPVSPEVLVIVENMQEPGSLADLVASNIGLKVEEAQKLLEIIDPVERLQRVNELLSKEHELLDMQAKIQTAAKEEMGKSQREYFLREQLRAIQQELGETDARSEEIMELRKAIEQAKMPPPVEKEALKQLGRLEQMHPEAAEAGMLRTYLDWMVELPWSTSTRDILDIKRARNILDEDHYYLDKIKERILEFLAVRKLRKKMKGPILCFVGPPGVGKTSLGKSIARALGRKFVRISLGGVRDEAEIRGHRRTYVGALPGRIIQGLKQAGSNNPVFMLDELDKLGADFRGDPSSALLEVLDPEQNHMFSDHYINLPFNLSNVMFIATANQYDTIPGPLLDRMEMINLSGYTEEEKLEIAKRYLIPRQTKENGITGKHISFTDDALRTIIAKYTREAGLRNLEREIGSVCRKVARKIAEGEKKLYRITPATVAKYLGPAKYLREVEMEHNDVGVVTGLAWTPVGGEVLFVEATIMKGKGGLTLTGHLGDVMKESVQAALSYIRSKAQELHLPEDFLAGVDIHVHVPAGAIPKDGPSAGITMATALVSALTRVPVRKDVAMTGEITLRGKVLPIGGLKEKMLAAIRAGITTIVIPEQNVKDLDEVPKPILKKVTVVSAKVIDDVLKVALESYPPPPPAAAEGKPAAKARTAPRRGIAAPTKATAAGAKG, from the coding sequence ATGGATGACCATAAACAGGAAAACGAGGAGCTAAAAATACCGGACGTGCTGCCCCTGTTGCCGGTTCGGGACGTTGTGGTCTATCCGTACATGATTCTTCCGCTTTTCGTGGGCCGGGAGATTTCGATCAACGCCGTTGACCAGGCGCTTTCCAAGGACCGGCTCATCTTCCTGGCCACCCAGAAAGAGATCGGCGACGAAGATCCGACCCCCGAGGGGATCTACCCCGTGGGCACCGTAGCGATGATCATGAGGATGCTCAAGCTGCCGGACGGACGGGTCAAGATTCTCGTTCAGGGCCTTGCCAAAGGGCGGATCACTTCGTTCGTAGAATCGAAGCCCTACTACTCCGTAGCTATCGAGCGGGTGGTCGAGCCGACCCCTCCCGAGGATTCGCTGGAGGTGGAGGCCCTCATGCGGGCCGTGAAGGAGCAGCTCACCAAGATCGTCTCCCTCGGCAAGCCCGTCTCGCCCGAGGTGCTCGTCATCGTCGAGAACATGCAGGAGCCCGGCAGCCTCGCCGACCTGGTCGCCAGCAATATCGGCCTCAAGGTGGAAGAGGCCCAAAAGCTTCTGGAGATCATCGACCCGGTGGAACGCCTCCAGCGGGTGAACGAACTCCTGAGCAAAGAGCACGAGCTCCTGGACATGCAGGCGAAGATCCAGACTGCAGCCAAGGAGGAGATGGGCAAAAGCCAGCGCGAATATTTTCTGCGCGAGCAGTTGCGAGCCATCCAGCAGGAGCTGGGCGAGACCGATGCCAGGTCCGAAGAAATCATGGAATTGCGCAAGGCCATCGAGCAGGCCAAGATGCCTCCGCCCGTCGAGAAGGAGGCCCTCAAGCAACTGGGACGCCTGGAGCAGATGCATCCGGAGGCCGCCGAAGCCGGAATGCTCAGGACCTACCTCGACTGGATGGTGGAACTCCCCTGGAGCACCTCGACCCGCGACATTCTCGACATCAAACGGGCGAGGAATATCCTGGACGAGGACCATTACTACCTGGACAAGATCAAAGAGCGGATTCTTGAATTCCTGGCGGTGCGCAAGCTCCGCAAGAAGATGAAGGGACCGATCCTTTGCTTCGTGGGCCCTCCTGGGGTCGGCAAAACCTCTCTCGGCAAGTCCATTGCCCGGGCCCTGGGCAGGAAGTTCGTACGCATCTCCCTCGGGGGCGTGCGGGACGAGGCCGAAATACGGGGCCATCGGCGCACCTACGTGGGAGCGTTGCCGGGGCGGATCATCCAGGGACTCAAGCAGGCGGGCTCCAACAACCCGGTCTTCATGCTCGACGAACTTGACAAACTCGGCGCCGATTTCAGAGGCGACCCCTCTTCGGCGCTCCTCGAGGTGCTCGATCCGGAACAGAACCACATGTTCTCGGATCACTACATCAACCTCCCCTTCAACCTTTCCAACGTGATGTTCATCGCCACCGCGAACCAGTACGACACCATTCCGGGGCCGCTGCTGGACCGGATGGAAATGATCAACCTGTCGGGTTACACCGAGGAAGAGAAGCTGGAAATCGCCAAACGGTATCTCATCCCACGCCAGACCAAAGAGAACGGGATTACCGGCAAACACATCAGCTTTACCGACGACGCGCTCCGCACCATCATCGCCAAGTACACCCGCGAAGCAGGACTGCGGAACCTGGAACGGGAGATCGGCAGCGTCTGCCGCAAGGTAGCGCGCAAGATCGCCGAGGGGGAGAAGAAACTCTATCGCATCACCCCCGCCACGGTGGCCAAGTACCTCGGTCCGGCCAAGTATCTGCGCGAAGTGGAGATGGAGCACAACGACGTGGGCGTGGTCACCGGCCTTGCCTGGACGCCGGTGGGGGGAGAGGTTCTCTTCGTGGAGGCCACCATTATGAAGGGCAAGGGTGGGCTTACCCTCACGGGACACCTGGGAGACGTGATGAAGGAGTCGGTCCAGGCCGCCCTGTCCTACATCCGCTCCAAGGCACAGGAACTTCACCTGCCTGAGGATTTCCTGGCCGGGGTCGACATCCACGTTCACGTGCCAGCCGGCGCCATCCCCAAGGACGGCCCCTCAGCCGGCATCACCATGGCAACCGCCCTGGTCTCGGCCCTGACCCGCGTGCCGGTCCGCAAGGACGTGGCCATGACCGGCGAGATCACCCTGCGGGGCAAAGTGCTTCCCATCGGCGGGCTCAAGGAGAAGATGCTGGCCGCCATCCGGGCGGGGATCACCACCATCGTCATCCCCGAGCAGAACGTCAAGGACCTGGACGAGGTACCCAAGCCCATCCTCAAAAAGGTCACGGTGGTGTCCGCCAAGGTTATCGACGACGTACTGAAGGTGGCCCTGGAAAGCTATCCGCCGCCTCCGCCCGCCGCCGCCGAGGGGAAACCGGCCGCAAAGGCGCGTACCGCTCCGCGTCGCGGCATAGCGGCTCCCACTAAAGCCACTGCCGCCGGGGCCAAGGGGTGA